Proteins from a single region of Platichthys flesus chromosome 16, fPlaFle2.1, whole genome shotgun sequence:
- the LOC133970831 gene encoding WAS/WASL-interacting protein family member 2-like isoform X3, which yields MPIPPPGGPLPPPTFSQANTIPPKLNREEVKGRGALLSDISQGIKLRKVSVVNDRSAPLLDKPKRSRALTGRANGSGDASPSGSVPPIGGLVSGEAPNLSPVGDGSSGRLPPTRAAAPRPPSHQHDNAESPSPQALSPSETSRSQHPSLPNLSSSPPPSSPYSAASSPSTSMKHSSSAPPPPPPLCRRGNAPSPPNSFSSYNREKPRPLAQSSTPPLPSKPPPSPGNSRRPPTSGGNSPSSTPSSSLAPPPLSYRINNCLTSSGAEVAPELPQRHNSLSNRRPAPSPGDHTPTRGPAPPPPPASPTPSQQGSNRPAPFVREAPSRGAAPPVPVQSSSSRAASREAPPPPPYRIHGSPSLSSDPQTRGKPPPPPTRNPAAPPPPLRNGHSSSIPHSFVDDFESKYSFHPLNDFPPPDEYRHFTKFYPSRANTVMRGAPPLPPVGR from the exons ATGcccatccctccaccagggGGACCCCTGCCTCCCCCCACATTCAGCCag GCCAACACCATCCCCCCGAAGCTGAACAGggaggaggtcaaaggtcgcgGCGCTCTGCTGTCCGACATCTCTCAAGGCATCAAGCTAAGAAAGGTGTCGGTGGTGAACGACCGCAGCGCTCCGCTGCTCGACA AGCCCAAACGAAGCAGAGCATTAACAGGAAGAGCCAATGGGAGTGGAGATGCAAGCCCATCAGGTTCTGTTCCACCAATCGGGGGCCTGGTCTCAGGCGAAGCTCCCAATCTGAGTCCAGTTGGAG ACGGCTCATCTGGACGCTTGCCCCCCACCCGAGCTgccgccccccgcccccccagtCATCAACATGACAACGCAGAGAGCCCCTCCCCTCAGGCGCTGTCGCCATCGGAGACGAGTCGCTCCCAGCATCCTTCACTTCCCaacctgtcctcctccccccccccctcctccccctactctgctgcctcctccccATCCACCAGCATGAAGcactcctcctctgccccccctccccctcctcctctctgtcgcCGTGGTAacgccccctcccctcccaacTCATTCTCATCTTACAACAGAGAGAAGCCCCGCCCTCTTGCACAGAGCAgcacccctcccctcccttcaAAACCTCCCCCCTCCCCGGGCAACAGCCGACGCCCTCCCACCTCAGGAGGTAACTCTCCCTCttccactccctcctcctctctggctcCCCCCCCTCTATCTTACCGCATCAACAACTGTCTGACAAGCAGCGGCGCTGAGGTGGCGCCCGAGCTGCCACAGCGTCACAACTCCCTCAGCAACAGGAGGCCAGCCCCTTCACCTGGAGACCACACCCCCACCAGAGGCCCAGCCCCACCCCCTCCGCCTGCTTCTCCCACGCCCTCTCAACAGGGGTCCAATAGGCCAGCGCCATTTGTTAGAGAGGCACCAAGTAGAGGAGCAG ctcctcctgttccCGTCCAATCATCGTCCTCGAGGGCAGCAAGCAGagaagccccgcctcctcctccttatagAATACATGGTAGCCCCTCCCTCTCATCTGATCCCCAAACCAGAGGGAAaccccctcccccacccaccCGAAACCCCGCTgcgcctccccctcctctccgcaATGGACACTCCTCCTCAATCCCTCACTCATTCGTTG acGACTTTGAGTCTAAGTATTCGTTTCATCCTCTGAATGATTTCCCTCCTCCGGACGAGTACAGACACTTCACCAAGTTCTACCCGAGCAGAGCCAACACCG TGATGAGAGGAGCTCCTCCACTGCCCCCTGTTGGGAGGTGA
- the LOC133970831 gene encoding WAS/WASL-interacting protein family member 2-like isoform X1, which produces MPIPPPGGPLPPPTFSQANTIPPKLNREEVKGRGALLSDISQGIKLRKVSVVNDRSAPLLDSKIQTPKSQSPSTEHPYIRLYQYLHQQPSQQGAASEEQKKMADEERSALSLESEKVPWRWHPPCSCSGEPKRSRALTGRANGSGDASPSGSVPPIGGLVSGEAPNLSPVGDGSSGRLPPTRAAAPRPPSHQHDNAESPSPQALSPSETSRSQHPSLPNLSSSPPPSSPYSAASSPSTSMKHSSSAPPPPPPLCRRGNAPSPPNSFSSYNREKPRPLAQSSTPPLPSKPPPSPGNSRRPPTSGGNSPSSTPSSSLAPPPLSYRINNCLTSSGAEVAPELPQRHNSLSNRRPAPSPGDHTPTRGPAPPPPPASPTPSQQGSNRPAPFVREAPSRGAAPPVPVQSSSSRAASREAPPPPPYRIHGSPSLSSDPQTRGKPPPPPTRNPAAPPPPLRNGHSSSIPHSFVDDFESKYSFHPLNDFPPPDEYRHFTKFYPSRANTVMRGAPPLPPVGR; this is translated from the exons ATGcccatccctccaccagggGGACCCCTGCCTCCCCCCACATTCAGCCag GCCAACACCATCCCCCCGAAGCTGAACAGggaggaggtcaaaggtcgcgGCGCTCTGCTGTCCGACATCTCTCAAGGCATCAAGCTAAGAAAGGTGTCGGTGGTGAACGACCGCAGCGCTCCGCTGCTCGACAGTAAGATTCAAACACCAAAGAGCCAATCACCTTCCACAGAGCACCCATACATTCGCTTATACCAATACCTGCACCAGCAACcgagccagcagggggcggcgtctgaggagcagaagaagatggCCGATGAGGAGCGCTCAGCTCTCTCCCTGGAGA GTGAGAAAGTGCCGTGGAGATGGCATCCTCCGTGCTCCTGTTCTGGCG AGCCCAAACGAAGCAGAGCATTAACAGGAAGAGCCAATGGGAGTGGAGATGCAAGCCCATCAGGTTCTGTTCCACCAATCGGGGGCCTGGTCTCAGGCGAAGCTCCCAATCTGAGTCCAGTTGGAG ACGGCTCATCTGGACGCTTGCCCCCCACCCGAGCTgccgccccccgcccccccagtCATCAACATGACAACGCAGAGAGCCCCTCCCCTCAGGCGCTGTCGCCATCGGAGACGAGTCGCTCCCAGCATCCTTCACTTCCCaacctgtcctcctccccccccccctcctccccctactctgctgcctcctccccATCCACCAGCATGAAGcactcctcctctgccccccctccccctcctcctctctgtcgcCGTGGTAacgccccctcccctcccaacTCATTCTCATCTTACAACAGAGAGAAGCCCCGCCCTCTTGCACAGAGCAgcacccctcccctcccttcaAAACCTCCCCCCTCCCCGGGCAACAGCCGACGCCCTCCCACCTCAGGAGGTAACTCTCCCTCttccactccctcctcctctctggctcCCCCCCCTCTATCTTACCGCATCAACAACTGTCTGACAAGCAGCGGCGCTGAGGTGGCGCCCGAGCTGCCACAGCGTCACAACTCCCTCAGCAACAGGAGGCCAGCCCCTTCACCTGGAGACCACACCCCCACCAGAGGCCCAGCCCCACCCCCTCCGCCTGCTTCTCCCACGCCCTCTCAACAGGGGTCCAATAGGCCAGCGCCATTTGTTAGAGAGGCACCAAGTAGAGGAGCAG ctcctcctgttccCGTCCAATCATCGTCCTCGAGGGCAGCAAGCAGagaagccccgcctcctcctccttatagAATACATGGTAGCCCCTCCCTCTCATCTGATCCCCAAACCAGAGGGAAaccccctcccccacccaccCGAAACCCCGCTgcgcctccccctcctctccgcaATGGACACTCCTCCTCAATCCCTCACTCATTCGTTG acGACTTTGAGTCTAAGTATTCGTTTCATCCTCTGAATGATTTCCCTCCTCCGGACGAGTACAGACACTTCACCAAGTTCTACCCGAGCAGAGCCAACACCG TGATGAGAGGAGCTCCTCCACTGCCCCCTGTTGGGAGGTGA
- the LOC133970831 gene encoding WAS/WASL-interacting protein family member 2-like isoform X2, whose translation MPIPPPGGPLPPPTFSQANTIPPKLNREEVKGRGALLSDISQGIKLRKVSVVNDRSAPLLDSKIQTPKSQSPSTEHPYIRLYQYLHQQPSQQGAASEEQKKMADEERSALSLEKPKRSRALTGRANGSGDASPSGSVPPIGGLVSGEAPNLSPVGDGSSGRLPPTRAAAPRPPSHQHDNAESPSPQALSPSETSRSQHPSLPNLSSSPPPSSPYSAASSPSTSMKHSSSAPPPPPPLCRRGNAPSPPNSFSSYNREKPRPLAQSSTPPLPSKPPPSPGNSRRPPTSGGNSPSSTPSSSLAPPPLSYRINNCLTSSGAEVAPELPQRHNSLSNRRPAPSPGDHTPTRGPAPPPPPASPTPSQQGSNRPAPFVREAPSRGAAPPVPVQSSSSRAASREAPPPPPYRIHGSPSLSSDPQTRGKPPPPPTRNPAAPPPPLRNGHSSSIPHSFVDDFESKYSFHPLNDFPPPDEYRHFTKFYPSRANTVMRGAPPLPPVGR comes from the exons ATGcccatccctccaccagggGGACCCCTGCCTCCCCCCACATTCAGCCag GCCAACACCATCCCCCCGAAGCTGAACAGggaggaggtcaaaggtcgcgGCGCTCTGCTGTCCGACATCTCTCAAGGCATCAAGCTAAGAAAGGTGTCGGTGGTGAACGACCGCAGCGCTCCGCTGCTCGACAGTAAGATTCAAACACCAAAGAGCCAATCACCTTCCACAGAGCACCCATACATTCGCTTATACCAATACCTGCACCAGCAACcgagccagcagggggcggcgtctgaggagcagaagaagatggCCGATGAGGAGCGCTCAGCTCTCTCCCTGGAGA AGCCCAAACGAAGCAGAGCATTAACAGGAAGAGCCAATGGGAGTGGAGATGCAAGCCCATCAGGTTCTGTTCCACCAATCGGGGGCCTGGTCTCAGGCGAAGCTCCCAATCTGAGTCCAGTTGGAG ACGGCTCATCTGGACGCTTGCCCCCCACCCGAGCTgccgccccccgcccccccagtCATCAACATGACAACGCAGAGAGCCCCTCCCCTCAGGCGCTGTCGCCATCGGAGACGAGTCGCTCCCAGCATCCTTCACTTCCCaacctgtcctcctccccccccccctcctccccctactctgctgcctcctccccATCCACCAGCATGAAGcactcctcctctgccccccctccccctcctcctctctgtcgcCGTGGTAacgccccctcccctcccaacTCATTCTCATCTTACAACAGAGAGAAGCCCCGCCCTCTTGCACAGAGCAgcacccctcccctcccttcaAAACCTCCCCCCTCCCCGGGCAACAGCCGACGCCCTCCCACCTCAGGAGGTAACTCTCCCTCttccactccctcctcctctctggctcCCCCCCCTCTATCTTACCGCATCAACAACTGTCTGACAAGCAGCGGCGCTGAGGTGGCGCCCGAGCTGCCACAGCGTCACAACTCCCTCAGCAACAGGAGGCCAGCCCCTTCACCTGGAGACCACACCCCCACCAGAGGCCCAGCCCCACCCCCTCCGCCTGCTTCTCCCACGCCCTCTCAACAGGGGTCCAATAGGCCAGCGCCATTTGTTAGAGAGGCACCAAGTAGAGGAGCAG ctcctcctgttccCGTCCAATCATCGTCCTCGAGGGCAGCAAGCAGagaagccccgcctcctcctccttatagAATACATGGTAGCCCCTCCCTCTCATCTGATCCCCAAACCAGAGGGAAaccccctcccccacccaccCGAAACCCCGCTgcgcctccccctcctctccgcaATGGACACTCCTCCTCAATCCCTCACTCATTCGTTG acGACTTTGAGTCTAAGTATTCGTTTCATCCTCTGAATGATTTCCCTCCTCCGGACGAGTACAGACACTTCACCAAGTTCTACCCGAGCAGAGCCAACACCG TGATGAGAGGAGCTCCTCCACTGCCCCCTGTTGGGAGGTGA
- the si:dkey-225f5.4 gene encoding uncharacterized protein si:dkey-225f5.4 isoform X2 — protein sequence MSLAADFKTEMAEVRAVLQSCDSSLLDLPGNSDQSDSAEAAMMVLYLTDSRRVQKVLWRQLFVLDSMMSLLESLASVQQLVKQPCPTQPEGGARGRWKALKVDYRSGVEEMETLLRSVQDRVQQIHKRRHTLTQLVQKLHSKQMYEKLEASLLKAQNALQSCDRQLTQLREESEAVVSQLISWKHLRDELQEHVSAAQSVMQIKLLSLSQSELCVELRPRPSSDLSSNELEPLKLSVSWSVDGRFRLQVDEGTAGLVEGSSSGKRAQLSAALLEVMQCYVGQAELLSEVQALRSSFAIDWRPAQRQLIFLKSSSVVCHLEVEEGYPGSGSAQLSSVQRDGRPVDMCGLKPQKLVLRLSDWLIFLSTCPLI from the exons ATGAGTCTTGCCGCAGATTTCAAAACAGAAATGGCTGAAGTTCGAGC tgtgttgCAGAGCTGTGACTCGTCTCTGCTGGATCTCCCTGGAAACTCTGATCAGTCGGACTCTGCTGAAGCAGCCATGATGGTTCTTTATCTGACG gacagTCGGCGTGTTCAGAAGGTTTTGTGGCGTCAGCTCTTTGTCCTGGACTCCATGATGTCTCTACTGGAGAGTCTGGCGTCTGTCCAACAACTGGTGAAACAGCCCTGCCCCACCCAGCCTG agggcGGGGCTCGGGGAAGGTGGAAGGCTCTGAAGGTGGACTACAGGTCGggggtggaggagatggagactCTGCTCAGATCGGTGCAGGACAGAGTCCAACAGATACACAAAAgacgacacacactcacacagctggTCCAAAAGCTGCACAGCAAG CAGATGTATGAAAAGTTGGAGGCGTCTTTGCTGAAGGCCCAGAATGCATTGCAGTCATGTGATCGTCAGCTGACCCAGCTGAGGGAGGAGTCAGAGGCGGTGGTCAGTCAGCTGATCAGCTGGAAGCATCTTAGAGACGA GCTGCAGGAACAcgtctctgcagcacagagcgTCATGCAGATCAAACTGCTGtccctcagccaatcagagctgtgTGTAGAGCTCAGGCCACGCCCCTCATCTGACCTGTCGTCCAATGAGCTGGAGCCGCTGAAGCTGTCAGTCAGCTGGAGTGTGGATGGCCGTTTCAGACTTCAG GTGGACGAGGGGACGGCCGGTCTGGTGGAGGGCAGTTCGTCGGGCAAACGGGCGCAGCTGAGCGCCGCCCTGCTGGAGGTGATGCAGTGTTACGTGGGTCAAGCCGAGCTGTTGTCTGAGGTCCAGGCCCTGAGGTCCAG ttttgCCATCGACTGGCGTCCTGCTCAGCGTCAGTTGATCTTCCTGAAGTCGTCGTCGGTGGTTTGTCacctggaggtggaggagggttaCCCGGGCAGCGGCAGCGCCCAGCTGTCCTCGGTGCAGAGGGACGGACGACCTGTGGACATGTGTGGACTGAAG cCTCAGAAGCTCGTCCTCCGTCTCAGTGACTGGTTGATCTTTCTCTCTACTTGTCCTCTCATCTGA
- the si:dkey-225f5.4 gene encoding uncharacterized protein si:dkey-225f5.4 isoform X1 codes for MSLAADFKTEMAEVRAVLQSCDSSLLDLPGNSDQSDSAEAAMMVLYLTDSRRVQKVLWRQLFVLDSMMSLLESLASVQQLVKQPCPTQPEGGARGRWKALKVDYRSGVEEMETLLRSVQDRVQQIHKRRHTLTQLVQKLHSKKQMYEKLEASLLKAQNALQSCDRQLTQLREESEAVVSQLISWKHLRDELQEHVSAAQSVMQIKLLSLSQSELCVELRPRPSSDLSSNELEPLKLSVSWSVDGRFRLQVDEGTAGLVEGSSSGKRAQLSAALLEVMQCYVGQAELLSEVQALRSSFAIDWRPAQRQLIFLKSSSVVCHLEVEEGYPGSGSAQLSSVQRDGRPVDMCGLKPQKLVLRLSDWLIFLSTCPLI; via the exons ATGAGTCTTGCCGCAGATTTCAAAACAGAAATGGCTGAAGTTCGAGC tgtgttgCAGAGCTGTGACTCGTCTCTGCTGGATCTCCCTGGAAACTCTGATCAGTCGGACTCTGCTGAAGCAGCCATGATGGTTCTTTATCTGACG gacagTCGGCGTGTTCAGAAGGTTTTGTGGCGTCAGCTCTTTGTCCTGGACTCCATGATGTCTCTACTGGAGAGTCTGGCGTCTGTCCAACAACTGGTGAAACAGCCCTGCCCCACCCAGCCTG agggcGGGGCTCGGGGAAGGTGGAAGGCTCTGAAGGTGGACTACAGGTCGggggtggaggagatggagactCTGCTCAGATCGGTGCAGGACAGAGTCCAACAGATACACAAAAgacgacacacactcacacagctggTCCAAAAGCTGCACAGCAAG AAGCAGATGTATGAAAAGTTGGAGGCGTCTTTGCTGAAGGCCCAGAATGCATTGCAGTCATGTGATCGTCAGCTGACCCAGCTGAGGGAGGAGTCAGAGGCGGTGGTCAGTCAGCTGATCAGCTGGAAGCATCTTAGAGACGA GCTGCAGGAACAcgtctctgcagcacagagcgTCATGCAGATCAAACTGCTGtccctcagccaatcagagctgtgTGTAGAGCTCAGGCCACGCCCCTCATCTGACCTGTCGTCCAATGAGCTGGAGCCGCTGAAGCTGTCAGTCAGCTGGAGTGTGGATGGCCGTTTCAGACTTCAG GTGGACGAGGGGACGGCCGGTCTGGTGGAGGGCAGTTCGTCGGGCAAACGGGCGCAGCTGAGCGCCGCCCTGCTGGAGGTGATGCAGTGTTACGTGGGTCAAGCCGAGCTGTTGTCTGAGGTCCAGGCCCTGAGGTCCAG ttttgCCATCGACTGGCGTCCTGCTCAGCGTCAGTTGATCTTCCTGAAGTCGTCGTCGGTGGTTTGTCacctggaggtggaggagggttaCCCGGGCAGCGGCAGCGCCCAGCTGTCCTCGGTGCAGAGGGACGGACGACCTGTGGACATGTGTGGACTGAAG cCTCAGAAGCTCGTCCTCCGTCTCAGTGACTGGTTGATCTTTCTCTCTACTTGTCCTCTCATCTGA